The Salvelinus alpinus chromosome 35, SLU_Salpinus.1, whole genome shotgun sequence genome window below encodes:
- the LOC139564645 gene encoding hepatocyte nuclear factor 6-like — translation MDGSLGEMSVQIHSELHNQDGRAMLHSRDLSAAFPRPSLGGHSMSLEPEHRPPGFDHSMSALGYGGDAPSSCGSTYTTLTPLQPFDDKFHHHHHHHHPCLPVSNVIGSFTLMREDRGLGGNFYNPYGKDLGMTQSLSPPSTGSGLGTPMHGYGTLGNSPNGNGGQMLPSGYEVHGGNIFCRTADFGREMSPPGLGGDSSVSHQLNKMEAHQHAPSHNPHIYSQHYQHHHPSQQSSKAGELPHSSSSLPSSEGMLPSSQGGGGGGAGEEIDTRDVAQRIITELKRYSIPQAIFAERVLCRSQGTLSDLLRNPKPWGKLKSGRETFKRMSRWLQEPEFQRMASLRLEACKRKEQEQSKLERNQGPKRTRLVFTDLQRRTLLAIFRENHRPAKDLQVTISQQLGLELSTVSNFFMNARRRNVNKWAEEGRPSSTGSSGSSVSSSAVSCSTA, via the exons atggatggaAGCCTAGGGGAGATGTCTGTCCAAATCCACTCTGAGCTCCACAATCAGGATGGCAGAGCGATGCTGCATTCACGGGACCTTTCAGCTGCTTTCCCCAGGCCCTCCCTTGGGGGGCACTCCATGTCCCTGGAGCCTGAGCACCGACCTCCAGGTTTCGACCACTCCATGTCAGCGCTGGGCTATGGAGGAGATGCTCCATCTAGCTGTGGCAGCACGTACACCACACTAACCCCCCTGCAGCCTTTCGATGACAAatttcaccaccaccatcaccaccaccatccctGCCTGCCGGTCAGCAATGTCATCGGGAGCTTTACTCTCATGCGTGAGGACAGAGGCCTGGGTGGCAACTTCTACAACCCTTACGGCAAAGATCTGGGGATGACACAGAGTCTTTCACCACCTTCTACAGGCTCTGGCTTGGGGACACCCATGCATGGTTACGGGACACTGGGAAACAGCCCCAACGGCAATGGTGGCCAGATGCTTCCAAGTGGTTACGAGGTCCACGGGGGCAACATCTTCTGCAGGACGGCAGACTTCGGCAGGGAGATGTCCCCTCCAGGGCTGGGCGGCGACTCGTCAGTCAGCCATCAGCTGAACAAGATGGAGGCTCACCAACACGCGCCCAGCCACAATCCTCACATCTACAGCCAGCACTATCAACACCACCACCCCAGCCAACAGTCCTCAAAGGCCGGGGAGCTCCCCCACTCCTCGTCCTCTTTGCCCAGCAGTGAGGGCATGCTGCCCAGCTCCcagggtggtggaggtggaggggctGGAGAGGAGATCGACACCAGGGACGTGGCCCAGAGGATCATCACTGAGCTGAAGAGGTACAGCATCCCCCAGGCCATCTTTGCAGAGAGGGTGCTGTGTAGGTCACAGGGCACTCTGTCTGACCTCCTGAGAAACCCCAAGCCCTGGGGCAAGCTCAAGTCTGGCCGCGAGACCTTCAAGAGGATGTCCCGCTGGCTGCAGGAGCCTGAGTTTCAAAGGATGGCCTCACTGCGGCTGGAGG CTTGCAAGCGGAAGGAGCAGGAGCAGAGTAAACTGGAGCGCAACCAGGGCCCCAAGCGCACCAGGCTGGTGTTCACGGACCTCCAGAGGCGTACCCTATTGGCCATCTTCCGGGAGAACCACCGGCCAGCCAAGGACCTCCAGGTCACCATCTCCCAGCAGCTGGGCCTGGAGCTCTCCACCGTCAGCAACTTCTTCATGAACGCCCGGCGCCGCAATGTCAACAAGTGGGCAGAAGAGGGCCGCCCCTCCTCCACAGGCTCCTCGGGCTCCAGCGTGTCCTCCTCCGCCGTGTCCTGCAGCACGGCCTGA